The DNA region TATTAAAACTTTTGGTTAGTAActcatttttaatgtttttaattttgtttagaCCTGTGTCAAGACATACAAAGGTGACGACCCACTTAGCAACCGCCGTATGATGGTTCTCAAGAAGGGCATCAGCCTAAATTACCAACACCACTGGATTGTGGACAACATGCCTGTGACCTGGTGTTATCCATTGGAGAATGGCAAGCAATACTGCGGAATCGGATTCCCCATGGGCTGTCTTGTGCGCAGCGATGGCGAGGGCTGTCCCATTAACTCCATATACAACCAGCCCATGCATTATTATCCCTTCAATCATGTGGATCTTGAGATTACCTATCACAGCGGACAATCGGAGGACTGGGGAATTCAGTTCGGCAACAGTGGACGCATTATCTCTGTAAAAGTTACACCCAAATCCATTAAGCACACAGATCCCGAAAACCCGAACTGCTTGAGCACTGAACCGCTGGCTATCAGTGAGAATTCCTTGAAGGCTGGAGAGCAGCTTAACATCGTGTACACGTATAGTGTGAAATTTGTGAAGAACGATGCCATAAAATGGTCGTCCCGTTGGGACTACATTCTGGAATCCATGCCGCACACGAACATCCAATGGTTTTCCATTCTTAACTCCCTGGTGATTGTTCTATTCTTGAGTGGCATGGTCGCCATGATCATGCTGCGCACTCTGCACAAGGACATTGCCCGCTATAACCAGATGGATAGCGGCGAGGATGCCCAGGAGGAGTTCGGCTGGAAGCTGGTCCATGGAGATGTGTTCAGACCGCCGCGCAAGGGAATGTTGTTGTCGGTTTTCTTGGGTTCTGGTGTGCAGGTGTTGGTAATGTCCATGATCACCTTGGCCTTTGCCTGCCTGGGATTCTTGTCCCCAGCAAATCGCGGCGCTTTGATGACCTGCTCCATGGTCTTGTTCGTTTCATTGGGAACACCGGCTGGATACGTGTCTGCGCGAATTTACAAGAGTTTCGGCGGCCTGAAATGGAAGAGTAATGTAATCCTTACCTCGATCGTTTGCCCTGGGTAAGTTTGTCTTTTAAAACTATCAATTAACGGTCAAATTTTCTCATATATATGTTACCTATTTTTAGTGTGGTCTTTTCGCTGTTCTTTGTAATGAACCTGGTGCTTTGGGGCGAGAGTAGCTCCGGAGCTGTGCCATTTAGCACGCTGATTGCCCTACTTGCATTGTGGTTTGGCGTCTCAGTGCCACTGACCTTTGTTGGTGCATACTTTGGGTTCCGTAAGCGCGTGagtatatttttctaaaatttagGAACATCGTTTAACTTAGTTGCATTTATTTCTAGGCCCTGGAGCACCCAGTGCGTACCAACCAGATTCCCC from Drosophila subpulchrella strain 33 F10 #4 breed RU33 chromosome 2L, RU_Dsub_v1.1 Primary Assembly, whole genome shotgun sequence includes:
- the LOC119547932 gene encoding transmembrane 9 superfamily member 2 translates to MILLSGLLPLLGVVLLHLVTPTQAFYLPGLAPVNFCKKTDVSSTCKSEILLYVNRLNTEESVIPYEYHHFDFCLGEEQNSPVENLGQVVFGERIRPGPYKIQFLENQQCAKTCVKTYKGDDPLSNRRMMVLKKGISLNYQHHWIVDNMPVTWCYPLENGKQYCGIGFPMGCLVRSDGEGCPINSIYNQPMHYYPFNHVDLEITYHSGQSEDWGIQFGNSGRIISVKVTPKSIKHTDPENPNCLSTEPLAISENSLKAGEQLNIVYTYSVKFVKNDAIKWSSRWDYILESMPHTNIQWFSILNSLVIVLFLSGMVAMIMLRTLHKDIARYNQMDSGEDAQEEFGWKLVHGDVFRPPRKGMLLSVFLGSGVQVLVMSMITLAFACLGFLSPANRGALMTCSMVLFVSLGTPAGYVSARIYKSFGGLKWKSNVILTSIVCPGVVFSLFFVMNLVLWGESSSGAVPFSTLIALLALWFGVSVPLTFVGAYFGFRKRALEHPVRTNQIPRQIPDQSIYTQPIPGIVMGGVLPFGCIFIQLFFILSSLWSSQIYYMFGFLFLVFVILVITCSETTILLCYFHLCAEDYHWWWRSFLTSGFTAVYLFIYCCHYFVTKLSIKDSASTFLYFGYTAIMVFLFFLLTGTIGFFACFWFIRKIYSVVKVD